In Candidatus Berkelbacteria bacterium, the DNA window GTTGTCCGTGTTTCATCGAGCAACCCGTCAAAAATTCTCTCAAATCGTTCGTCTGATTTTTGATATAACGTCTCGCGGTCAACATCCGGCTGCAGGATCAACGAGTCGAAGCTATTACTTCTCCTTCGTTTCGAGAATCGGCCTGCGCCGGGCTCATAACCTTCAAGCAAGGCCGTAACGTAAAGGCCCGTCCCGCCAACAATTATGGGTAATTTTTCGTGGCTCCAAATAAGTTTTACCGCGTCCTCGGCCTGTTCCAGCCAATCGTTGAGGGTAAAAGGCGTTTCCGGCTCGACGATGTCAACCAGTAGCTGCGGCACACCCTCAATGATCCTTGCCGGTTGGTTCTGCCACCTGCCCGGCTCACCTTCTTTATTAGTCCCGACGTCTAATCCTTTATAGACCTGTCGCGAATCGGCGCTCAAAATTACGCCGTCAAAAACCTTGGCGAGCCGAACGCCAAGGTTTGTTTTTCCCGACCCCGTCGGCCCAACAACGGCCAGAATTTTGTTTTCGCTTCTCATTTTTGATACTTTCGAGTTCGGATGCTACTGCTGAAAACACTCTCAAAAGAATTCTACCAGACGCGCAACACGACATTTCCCGTTATCAAGTCGTTGAGCCTGACGGTCAAGAAGGGCGAAGTCTACGGCTTCTTGGGGCCGAACGGTGCCGGCAAAACGACAACCGTCAAAATGATCGCCGGCCTACTTTTTCCCGACAAAGGAAGCGTGACGATTGGCAAATACCCGGCCGGATCAAATGAAGCGGCGCAAATTTTAGGCTTCATGCAGGAAAATCCGCAATTTTACCGCTACTTGAGAGCGAGCGAAGTGTTAGAGTTTGTCGGGGAACTGTTCGGCCTTGAAAAAGAAGTTATCGCCGCTCGGTCGAATAAACTTTTACAGCAAGTGGGTTTGGAGAAGTTCGCCGACATCGCGGTACGCAATTTCTCCAAAGGCATGCATCAGCGCCTAGCCTTTGCCGTTGCCTTAATGAACGACCCCGAGCTGTTGGTTCTTGACGAGCCGCTCGACGGACTTGATCCGCTGGGACGACTAGACTTCAAAAAACTGATGGCTACCTGGAAAAAAGAAGGCCGGACTATATTCTTTAGCTCTCATATTTTAAGCGACGCCGAGGAGCTTTGTGACAGGGTCGGGATTTTGCAGCACGGTCAGCTTCTGGCCGAAGGCAAGCCTCGCGATCTGATTAAAGGCCAAGCTAAAACTTTGGAAGAGTACTTTGTCAAAACCGTAAGGCAGAATGCTTAAAACTATTTTTGCGATTGCTCGAAACACATTCAAGGAAACAATCCGCGACCGCGTTTTATATTCGTTAATCGGTTTTGCGGTTATCGTCATCGCCGCGAGTTTACTAGCGGCGTCGGTCTCGTTAGGCCAGGAAACGCGAGTAATTCAAAGTTTCGGCCTGACAGCGATGCTCGTTTTCCTACTCATAATTACTATTTTTATCGGTACCCAACTCGTCTGGCGGGAGGTCGAACGCAGGACCATTTATATGGTGCTGTCGAAACCAGTCAGCCGCGAGGCATTTTACCTGGGCAAGTTCCTTGGCCTCTGCCTGACTATTCTGGTTGTCATGCTAATTATGGGCGCGGTGTTTGTGGCGCTGGTTGGTTATAAAACTAAAGCTGTCAGCGGCGTTCAAATTGCGGCGATCGTGATGATGATGGTCGAAGCCTGGCTGCTAACCGCCGTTGGAATGTTATTTGCGAGTTTCACTTCGCCGCTTGCTAGCGCCGTTTACGCCTTCGCACTGGCGTTAATTGGGCATTCGGCAACCTCAATTTATATCATCGCCGCTAAATCGACTGGCTTTGCCAAATACATGTTAGAAGCGGTCTACTACGCTTTTCCGAATCTTGAAAAATTCAATCTGCGTAACGAAGTGATTTTCAACGCGCCGCTAGACTTCAGTTATTTCTGGACGGCAATGCTATATTTTGTCGGCTATACCGCGGCGATGTTGCTACTAGGCATAGCCATCGTGCGCAAACATGAGTACTAATTTTCTATTTCGCCGCCCAGCGCTACTGGCGCTCGTCTTTCTTGTCGTTGCGTACGCAGCGCAGATTTTTACGGACACACGGCGGTTTTACTCTAACCAGGGCAAGGTGGCGGTAAGCGCCAACATCTATATCGAACCGCAACCGCTATTCCCAGAAACAGCTAAGCTTGTTAGCTTTGGCGCCCGGGAATTCTTAGCCGATTGGTACTGGCTGAAGCTCATCCAATACTACGGCGGCGGCGACCCGCAGGGCAAATATCGTAAGCTCGGCGAGATGTTCAATGTCGTCACGGAATTATCACCGAAGTATTCTGCCGCTTACCAAACTGGCTTATTGGTCTTGCCGGGCGAAGGCTTTATTGATGAAGCGATCAAACTGGGTGAGAAAGGTCAGAAGAATTTACCAGATAAGTGGGAGATGCCGTACTACACCGGTATCGTTTACCACGTCTATAAAAAAGATTACGTTGCCGCTGCGAAAAAGTTTGACCAAGCCGCAGCGATCCCGGGAGCGCCGGAAACCACCAAGTTATTCGCGGCGATTTATTACAACAAAGCTGACGAACGACAAACCGCTTATCAGATTTTCAAAACTGTTTACGAGACAAGCGACAGTGAATTTGCCAGGGACCGAGCCGAAAAATATGTCGAGCACCTCGACGTGTACTTTTTCCTTGAAGATGCAACCAAGAATTTCAAACAACGTTTTGGTCGCTACCCGGCAACGCTTGATGAGCTAGTGACTCGCGGCGTGATTAAAGAAATTCCTTCTAGCCCGCTCAGCGTGCCGTTTACAATCAACCCGGAGAACGGACAGATTAGCGAGTCAAAACGTTGAGCTTGGCGCGTAGCGGTGACTTTGCCGCTCGCAGTACAACATCAGCTAATTTCTCCGCGTCGTGGTAGAGCGGCCGCTGCTCGTCTATTACGTCAGCCAAAATAACTGGCATGCCCTCAATTTCGGTTTTGTCGGTTGTAATATTGCACACTTGTCCGAGCTTGCCCTCGTTGTTTGATTGGGCAACGACGGTATCATTAACGATCACGCCGTCGAAACGTGTGCCATTGACGTATTCGCGCAAGCGCCGGACGTGGTCTTCGACGCGATAGTTCTCGGTCTCGCCGCGCTCAGTGGAGGCGTTGCAGACGTAAAGTTTGCTGCCCTTGGCCTTCTCGAAAGCATCGCGAATCTCCTTAATTAAAAAGTTAGGCACAACGCTGGAGTAAAAACTACCTGGGCCGACAAGAATTAAGTCGGCTTCCTCAAGAGCGCGAACCGCCGCCGGATTAGCTGTCGCGTCCGGTGGCAGAAGCTGCACCCGTTTGATCGGCGAGCGGTGTCCCAGTACTGAAACGTCAACTTGCCCAAGGGCTGTCTGGCCATTTTCAAGCTCGGCCGTTAGATTGACGTTGTCGAAAGTCGAAGGGATAACCTTCCCTTTGACGGCTAAGAATTGACTGGAGGCTTCAACGGCCGACTCAAAGTCGCCGGTAATATCGGCAAGCGCTAGTAGCAGTAAATTGCCCAAACTGTGCCCAGACAATCCTCGGCCCTGCTTGAAACGGTAAGCGAAAAGTTTGGTCGCTAGCTCCTCGTCTTTAGCCAGCGCTGTCAGGCAGTTACGGACGTCGCCCGGCGGCAGGATGCCTGTTTCTCGACGAAGACGGCCGCTGGAGCGGCCGTTGTCGGTCATCGTTACTATGGCGGTAAGTTTAACTGGATAGCTTTTTAAGCCTCGCAGCAAGGTTGCCAAGCCGCTTCCCCCGCCCAAGGCAACAATCTTCAGATGATCATTCATGGCAGTAAAGGATAGACGAAATCATTCTTCTCGTCATCTTTACCCCAGGCCTGCACTGTAAAAGACTCCTCCGCGCTAGCGGTTTGCCGATTAACTGAGCCGTGTACCGTAATCCTAAAAAGGCCGATATCGTGAAAGTCGCTGACTTTAAACCGGTAAGAATACCGGCCTGTCTCGTCGGCGTTAACTTGTCGGGTCTCCGGGCGCTCGTAATTACCGTTCGAACCAGCGGCGACGATGTTCAACTCGGCGAAAGGCAGCGCGGTAACTGTAACGACTTGGTACTGCCCAAGCTTCAT includes these proteins:
- a CDS encoding ABC transporter ATP-binding protein: MLLLKTLSKEFYQTRNTTFPVIKSLSLTVKKGEVYGFLGPNGAGKTTTVKMIAGLLFPDKGSVTIGKYPAGSNEAAQILGFMQENPQFYRYLRASEVLEFVGELFGLEKEVIAARSNKLLQQVGLEKFADIAVRNFSKGMHQRLAFAVALMNDPELLVLDEPLDGLDPLGRLDFKKLMATWKKEGRTIFFSSHILSDAEELCDRVGILQHGQLLAEGKPRDLIKGQAKTLEEYFVKTVRQNA
- a CDS encoding ABC transporter permease subunit encodes the protein MLKTIFAIARNTFKETIRDRVLYSLIGFAVIVIAASLLAASVSLGQETRVIQSFGLTAMLVFLLIITIFIGTQLVWREVERRTIYMVLSKPVSREAFYLGKFLGLCLTILVVMLIMGAVFVALVGYKTKAVSGVQIAAIVMMMVEAWLLTAVGMLFASFTSPLASAVYAFALALIGHSATSIYIIAAKSTGFAKYMLEAVYYAFPNLEKFNLRNEVIFNAPLDFSYFWTAMLYFVGYTAAMLLLGIAIVRKHEY
- a CDS encoding YvcK family protein, which translates into the protein MNDHLKIVALGGGSGLATLLRGLKSYPVKLTAIVTMTDNGRSSGRLRRETGILPPGDVRNCLTALAKDEELATKLFAYRFKQGRGLSGHSLGNLLLLALADITGDFESAVEASSQFLAVKGKVIPSTFDNVNLTAELENGQTALGQVDVSVLGHRSPIKRVQLLPPDATANPAAVRALEEADLILVGPGSFYSSVVPNFLIKEIRDAFEKAKGSKLYVCNASTERGETENYRVEDHVRRLREYVNGTRFDGVIVNDTVVAQSNNEGKLGQVCNITTDKTEIEGMPVILADVIDEQRPLYHDAEKLADVVLRAAKSPLRAKLNVLTR